The DNA sequence ATTCATGCCTTGATCTTCTTCCTCGCATTCATCAGATTCCTCGGTAAAATTCTCCGGCCATACATCAAAAAGTGATAGTTGCTCATTGTCCCTCGGTTTTAAGGATTTGACACGCTCTGCACATTCGAGGAAGGATTCAATATAGCCCTCCGGATTTTCATGCCGCCGCATGGATATTAAATCATCCGCAGCGATTGCTTGCTCCAGCCCTTTCACATAATTGATCACATTTCGAATGCTAGTCGTTTTGATATCCTTTGGATCAAGCCGTTCTACATGAGATAATAAGAATTGATAGTTCTCATCTTTTTTATAGAGCTGTATCACTTTTTTTGCATTCGACCAGATTTCCTCGCTCCTTGCCATGTAATCCTGGGAGACTTCAGGCGGTGCCTCTCGATAGAAGATAGCCGGGTAGTTTTGCGGCTCATAGGATTCCTCAATCTTTTGTTTGTAGTGGCTGATGTGATTGCGCACAAGGTTTAAATTGCAGCCGTCCGACCAGAAGGGATCATGACCTCCAAATTTATAGAGCGCCTCCCATCGATCGAACGCCTGCTGTAGTTCTGCTTCAAGATTCTGCGGATGCTTTTCCTTCTTCATTGGACTGCCTACAAGCTCATACTCATGCCCTGATTTTCTTCCTCGACTTCTTCCGACCCGGCAGTCTGTTCCTGTTGCGATTCGGCCTGTGCGGCAGCAGCCAGCTCCTTTTCACGCTGGCGCTTGCTTTGTCTTAGCTGCTTTTCCGAGTATTTTTCCTCGTCCACTTTGACTTCCTGCTCGGGAGCATTCCCCTCTGCTTTGATCTCCTGCTTGACAACATCCTCTTCTACTTCGACCTCCTGTTTGGGAGCCTCGCTCCCGGACTGGCTTTCCACATACTCTCGTACTTGTACGGGAACCATCTTTTCATA is a window from the Dehalobacter sp. DCA genome containing:
- a CDS encoding DUF6103 family protein, which encodes MEKTNLQVSFDADKLNALRFYMAKKELNVENELQVHLDRLYEKMVPVQVREYVESQSGSEAPKQEVEVEEDVVKQEIKAEGNAPEQEVKVDEEKYSEKQLRQSKRQREKELAAAAQAESQQEQTAGSEEVEEENQGMSMSL